Within Wyeomyia smithii strain HCP4-BCI-WySm-NY-G18 chromosome 2, ASM2978416v1, whole genome shotgun sequence, the genomic segment aataaatataacatgctattgaatacgggtcaatttttcTTATATAAATGTATCAAATCAGTTTTTCAtttgcttttttcaataaatattaaacattcgatttcaattaatttaatttatttattttttcacatAAGCGTGTTTCATAGTGTTTATTTCTTTATTCGGAGGTAACTGCTTCCCTGCACATAATAGACATGGATTAAATGTCTATAAGAGTCCAGTGGTATGCTTTCTTCCAATTGTACAGTCTCGTGGATTATAATAAAGCTCCTGcaataaaaaataacgataaaaatgGAATGATTGTGTCAAAAACTAATGACTTTTTACGGCTAGTTCTGGAGGAAATCAATCAGCGATACACTGCGCAAATTTGGACATATCAACAAGTGAGAAGTAGCGTTAGCTGTGTAAAATCCCACTATGATGAGCGTCAGAAATTTTTTGTGTTGCGAATCCAATTTATGGTGTTGCCGCAGTAATTTCGGATAATCTTTCCTTTTCATTTTGCTAATGTATGTCCTCAAGAATGTTTTGGTTGACCAATGTTGATAATAAGGAATGCCTAGACCGATCAGGAAAGTAATTTCTTTCTGTAACAGCGTCCTTTGGGAATAGTGTACTTTCAGaccaattttgtaattttccacTTCACAACAGAAAAAATCTCTTGCAACTAAGCTTCACCGACATTATTTGGGTAATCCAATGTTACATCATGTCCTAAATGACAAAAACGTTCACTGTTATGATAAACGTGCCAAAAACTTTCGATCGTTTAACGTTGGCAGGATTTATATTGTTATTGGAGAAAAATTATGGAAGCTGTTCGCCTAATAGATTTGTGCTCTAAACAGTACCGAAACCATAAAGCAATCAGAGAAGTAGGGTAGAACTGGAGTTTAGTTGACCACCTGAGCTCTTTCACGAAAtgacacattataaatatacttattttgattGGTGCTttgccaatttcaataatgttcttcaccagaaatgttgcaacagacgtttacaataaaattcttGATTAAAGCtgtaaaaaaccattttttaataacagctgcctggtttgccatggttcgttaacgttttcataAGGAATGGCTTcaccaaaaactgtactgacatCAAACTTTCCGAGCGAAAATTACCAGGTTAATaatagtgtctttaaaagataTGCAAAAAATTTAactagaaaaacacttaaaatattgaaaaaattagtGGTCCAATTAAGGGTGAAAACAAATATGTTTTCCTTATTTCGACACGCTTAATTCGAACGAAAGCTATCATTGAAGTAACGCAGCGAATCATAGTAACCATAGATTTGTTTTGATCGTGTTGTTGTAAAAAATGGTTGgtaaaatgggaaaaacgccGAAAACTGGTGAAAAATATAGTGAAGCTGCAGTTTCTGAGTGTCTTCAAGCTATAAAAAGTGATATGTCGACTAGAGAAGCTTGTAGGCGCTACAATGTTCCGCGATCCACCGTATTGTTTCGTGCAAGCAGGAAGTCGTCATGCAAATCGCGAAAAGGCAAGCcaactgcattgactgccgcggaagagGATTCAATTGTTCGCTGGATAACACGGATGGCACGTAAAGGATTCCCTATTACCAAAGAGCGGCTGCAGTCTACAGTTGCAAGATTCATTACAGAGAATCCTCGTCATTCGGACTGCAAGATGAAAGCCGGTATGTTGATAcagcagtattttttttttgttatttaatgCTATTGCAATATAGCCTGTGTTAGATTATAAATGGTACTGTGGATTTATGAAGCGTCGCCCAGAACTCTCAGTGCGAAAGCCAGAATTGGTTTCATCAGCGGCAGCTACGGTTGAAGAGGAAAATTCACGCAACTGGTTCCGTACTGTACGAGAGCTGTTCCGTGAAGACGGGAATGAGGAAGTACTGAGTGACCCTCGCCGTATATTCAACGGAGATGAAATTGGGTTCTGTATGGACCCAGAGACCAAGGCCGTGATTATTCCTAAGAAAGAGAAGAACGCCAATCTCATTGATACCGGTTCGTTACCGGAACGTTACCGTCTAGAAGTCCTACAATGCAGCGGGTTTGAAGGTACCGCCATGTTGCGTTTTACCTTACCAAAGGATTCCAGCCGACGTTGTTCAGTGTTTTCCGGCTGATTGGGGAATAGCTAAGTCAGACAGTTGTTGGCAGACAAAAGAGACATTTTTGGCCTACATAAAAAATGTATTCCATCCGTGGGTTCTAGAAAAACAGATTCCTCTGCCAGTAGCGTACTTCGTAGACGGGCACAAAAGCCACACTGCTTTTGAAACGTCGGAAGAATGCACACAATTCGGGATCATCCTGGTATGTTTGTATGCTAATAGTACTCACATTATTCAACCGGCGGAAGTGGCAATGTTTCGCTCTCTGAAAGCTGCGTGGTGATCATGAGCGCACCCATGGCAGGAGGAAAATCCGAGATGAATTTGTgaaatattatttaaatttttttttgatttgattgattcAATATTTATAGGTCGAGTAGTTCGGATGAACGAGTTCCCTGGTATACTTCAGGCGGCTATTGACAAGTCCTTCAAGAAAGAAACCGTTACCAATGGATTTCGAGCTTGCGGATTGTTCCCTTTCGATGAAAATGCAGTAGATTACTCGAAGTGCATTGCTGGCTCGAAAGACTCAGAATTCAACTCTAATGCCAATCCTGAATGCGCTGTCGAGCACAATCTAGGATCCTTTCCCGAATTGAATCCCAAAGTCGTTCCTAGCCTCAATACCGTTTCCGATCCAGATCCTACAAATTCTGGTCATGATCGAGATGATTGTGTATcgtattaattgatatttttcggtgaacaaTTACAAAACATTTCTTACTTTGCGTGACGTTTCGGCCTACTGTCGCGTTTTAGCCATCTTCTGACGCctgcaattttatttaaaaaacaaacatttttaaaaaatacataaaaataaacACATAAAAACGTTTTGTCATAATTGTCGCTTTTTTCTTTCACAACTCACAATTCGATCGTCGCAGCTTTTCGTCACCTCTTTCAGCGCCGCACGATCAGGTATCACTGTCTGGCGGGTGTGCTGTGATGATGTGTCGATCGTCGCATTTGTTTCCTCTCCACCGTCCGCTGTTTGTGCCTTGCCGTAGCTTTACCACAAGCGCATTGTAGTTGGTGTTGAACGTTCCGCACTCACGCTGGAGGTTCACCGCGTTGCGTTCGCCAACCAACTTGATGTGGAATGTCTCTGCTGTGATTCTGCTTTCCTGGTCAACAATACGTTCTAGGATCGTCACTTTTTCGAAATCAAACACATGTCCGTCACCTAGCGTGTGTTGTGTCAGGCCCGTTCGGTTGTCTTTGCGTTTGATGTCATTTTTATGCTCTCCTATTCTTGTGTCCAATTTTCTGCTCGTCTGCCCAACATACATTTTTCCATCTCCAGTTCCACAAGGGATAGAAtatacaacatttttttgttgctcTGGTGGAATGGTATCTTTGAGTTTGCTGAAAATAAcgtcttttactttatttttggGTTTGACGGCTAGTGTCAACCCGTTCTTTTTGAGAGTTTTTTGCAGTTTCTCACTCAAGCATGGAACATACTGCGTCGTAACATATTTGGTCTCCTCTTTTTCACCATTATTTTGCAGTCCGTTGTAGTGTTTGTGTACCCTTTGTGCCAGAACATTTTGGACGAACCATTCAGGATAGTTGTTgcatttaagtatatttttgaccttttttatcGCCTGTGGACGATTTTCCGCATCAGTCAATTTGATTGCTCTGTCCACAAGGGCCACTGCCGTGTTGCGCTTATGCGTAAATGGGCTTTCAGAGTTGAAGTCCAAATACCGTCCTTTCTCCTGCTTGGGTAACCAGCTCTTCTTCACAATTCCGTTTCTTCTAGTTAACATCATGTCCAGGAATTTAAGCCGACCACTTTCCTCCCTTTCCACGGTAAACTGAAGCCTGTCGTGAAAATCATTAAATGTTGCCAAAATTTGGTCAAGATGATTCTCCCGTGCGATGCAAAAACAATCATCTACGTACCGCCTATACACCAGCATACCTATTTGTTTCTGCTCTGCCTTGTACATACACTCCTGTTCCAGGCGTTCCATCACAAGGTTGGCTATCACCGGCGATAGAGCCGATCCCATTGGTACTCCGAATTTTTGCATGTGGTAGATTCCACGATAGGTGAAGTACGTTGAATCCAATACCAACTTAACCGCTGTCAGGAAACTTCGTCTGTCGATCTTCGTGTGCTCCTCCACCCCACTCCACCTTTCCTCTATACACTCCAACGCATATTGTACTGGAACATTCGTGTACAGCGACTTGACATCCAAAGAGAATAGGACATGCTCATCGGGAATCTGCGTTCCTGCTATTTGTTGGGCAAACTCGAAGCTGTTTTTCACATGGTGTTCGGTTTTCCCAACAATGTTACCCAATATGCTCGACAAAAACTGAGCCATGTTGAATGTTGCCGAACCGATTGTTGAAACAACCGGTCTCAACGGTCTGCCTTCCTTATGAATTTTAGGTAATCCATATATCCGGGGTGGGTTGCTACTCGTCGATTTGATGCTTCGGTGGATGCTTTTCTCTATGTACTTATGTTGCAGCCACCCATCGGCCATTGCGTTGATGGCTTTTTGTACCTTATTGGTCggatcttttttcagtttctggtATGTCTCCTCATCGTTTAGCAACTCCATCATTTTCATGTGGTAGTCTTCAGCTTCCATTATTACTGTTTTATTGCCTTTGTCCGCCTTTATGATGATCAGATTTGGGTGTTCCTTCAGGTACTGTTTTGTCGCCGAAATGTCCTTTTCCATCCATTCCAGCTTGCCGTGCCTGGGTTGTCTCGTGTAATTTATATGGTTCGTTATTGCTGTAGAAATTCCCCCCCGAATCTCGTCCGCATTCTCTTTTGATCGTATCCCTTTCTCGATCCCTGCCACTATTTCCACATAtgggatttttgttttattctgtaCGTTGAAATTTGGTCCCAATAACAACGTTCTCATCACGAAGTCTGGTACTTGGGTGGATGTGATGTTTTCTACCCATTCTTTTTCTGTGGTTTGAAGGTACCGCCATGTTGCGTTTTACCTTACCAAAGGATTCCAGCCGACGTTGTTCAGTGTTTTCCGGCTGATTGGGGAATAGCTAAGTCAGACAGTTGTTGGCAGACAAAAGAGACATTTTTGGCCTACATAAAAAATGTATTCCATCCGTGGGTTCTAGAAAAACAGATTCCTCTGCCAGTAGCGTACTTCGTAGACGGGCACAAAAGCCACACTGCTTTTGAAACGTCGGAAGAATGCACACAACTCGGGATCATCCTGGTATGTTTGTATGCTAATAGTACTCACATTATTCAACCGGCGGAAGTGGCAATGTTTCGCTCTCTGAAAGCTGCGTGGTGATCATGAGCGCACCCATGGCAGGAGGAAAATCCGAGAT encodes:
- the LOC129719868 gene encoding uncharacterized protein LOC129719868 → MRTLLLGPNFNVQNKTKIPYVEIVAGIEKGIRSKENADEIRGGISTAITNHINYTRQPRHGKLEWMEKDISATKQYLKEHPNLIIIKADKGNKTVIMEAEDYHMKMMELLNDEETYQKLKKDPTNKVQKAINAMADGWLQHKYIEKSIHRSIKSTSSNPPRIYGLPKIHKEGRPLRPVVSTIGSATFNMAQFLSSILGNIVGKTEHHVKNSFEFAQQIAGTQIPDEHVLFSLDVKSLYTNVPVQYALECIEERWSGVEEHTKIDRRSFLTAVKLVLDSTYFTYRGIYHMQKFGVPMGSALSPVIANLVMERLEQECMYKAEQKQIGMLVYRRYVDDCFCIARENHLDQILATFNDFHDRLQFTVEREESGRLKFLDMMLTRRNGIVKKSWLPKQEKGRYLDFNSESPFTHKRNTAVALVDRAIKLTDAENRPQAIKKVKNILKCNNYPEWFVQNVLAQRVHKHYNGLQNNGEKEETKYVTTQYVPCLSEKLQKTLKKNGLTLAVKPKNKVKDVIFSKLKDTIPPEQQKNVVYSIPCGTGDGKMYVGQTSRKLDTRIGEHKNDIKRKDNRTGLTQHTLGDGHVFDFEKVTILERIVDQESRITAETFHIKLVGERNAVNLQRECGTFNTNYNALVVKLRQGTNSGRWRGNKCDDRHIITAHPPDSDT